The Theobroma cacao cultivar B97-61/B2 chromosome 2, Criollo_cocoa_genome_V2, whole genome shotgun sequence genome includes the window GCATATCATGTGATTATTTATTGTAAATAGTCATATTTTGtaaatagttatttttatcttttactttttcccGTGTGGTAATTGGTCAATTAGCTTAGTTATTACTTTAGTTAGTTAGTTAACAGTTACACTTTACTCTTACAAGACTACTATAAATAGTCTACTTGTAATTACTTTCAAGATTAATGGAATTATAACAGATTCCTTCTCATCACTCATTTTTCTCTCATTGATTCCTCGATAAGCTACCTAATCAACAGAGCTTCAATAAGCTGATCAACAGAGTTTCaacaccaaaacaaaaaaaaaagtatgacTTCAAATATTGAAGGAATTCAATATGTTTGAGTTGAACCCTCTTTACTAGTCCATTCCATAAACAAGCTTAATTCAAATATATCCATATTGAGATTGCGAGATGAATATATTGAAGGGGATACattattagaaaaaaatatataatacatgaataaaatttagtaaaacaattaaacaacatataattacaaaaaaaccaacaaaaatttgaagaaaaaaactcatagaaaatgatatttaaatttacgATTTAATGCTTCAAAAAATCCTCAATAGAAAATGCTTTAATAACTTAAGgcaaacaaatatatatatatatatacacggTCAAGGATCTTGAAAATAGTTTGGGAGGGGATAAGCGATAATCGCTTAACTTCAAATACTTTCTATGTGAGCAAATGCAATGAAAAGATATTTAGGAAGTAGGAGCCGAAATTCTACACTATAAACGAGCAATAAGTTGACACTAAGAAAATGAAGTTATTATGGGCTTTACACAAAAGTTGAACCGCCATATTTTGTCAATCTTCGAGGGATTTGGGCTCACTAAGCCCCATGGTTCAGGTTCTATTTATATGAACTTAAAACTTGTAATTGGGGTAGGGCTTGTCcaaattagatattttgagttattttaaggtcattttctttttttaaattaaaaataatctcaCACACCAAAATAGTGGTACTCTTTTCATAtcaaattgaatatttatctttcttttctagTTCACTTCGAACTatgtccatttttcttttttaacacCAACAGCTCTTAGTTTTGCaatatttcatattaatttttattttatttttaatttttgacattaaaaatcataatttatcaatgctattaaatatttttaaataatacactaaaaataaaaatgtttgtCTTAATATTCATGTCAAGTTAAAAAGAAGcaactatttaattttagacATCAATAttcagtatatatatatatatatatatatattatgtgtGAAGCTTTTAATTTGTCTTTAAATGTTAATTTATACCTCAAAATCATaactagaaaaaaatattattgttataaATGTTAATTTTCTATAAGTATTCACTCTTcatcatatatttttaacttaaaatttttaaatgaaattagaCATGTGAAATTCATTCAATAGGAAGCACGAACTTGATTTAGGGTTAATGTGTGAATCAAGGTCTGACACATGCATGATATAAGCCACACAAGTTCCGGACCATAGATATTTCTAACTACACCTTCCTACAAAGTGGATTGAATAGCTTGTCATTGCAACTCCCAACAAATTTGTTGTATGAAAAACCCATAATAAATTTGATAGgcaaataattctaagttcCATGTGGGCAAGATAAGGCTTGTTGGCCCTAGGGAAAGATGATGCGTCCAGCAACACGCCAGGAACTAATGGCTCTTGTTAAGCACAAGAATTGATTGAAGTTACAGTTAGTAAGTGGCAGAGTAGGAGAAATAAGTAAGGCAGGGATGTTTGATACATGGAGGAAAAAGGAGTACTTgtgaataagaaagaaaataaacattgAAATGCATCGTTTCAATATTGCTTGAATAAGTAAAAGGGAAAGGCACAAAGCGCACTGTTTCATTAAAGGGATAGTGAGAAGAATCTAGCCGTTTGTTACCGTTaagcattttttattttttagttagttaatgCAGTAATTAGTTACACCCTTTTTGTCCTTTTCTTATTCCTTTGTAAAGCCTGAGTATATAAGGCATTCTTTTCTGTACGATTTCTGATTGAATAGAATGATTCATTCCCTAAAATATTCTCTTAGCCACTCTTCACTGTTCatcatggtatcagagccatTGGGGTTCCTGTAGAGGTCGATTTGGGGAATcgttgaaattttcattcacCGAATACTATATTCATCCCCTACTTCAGTCTACATCATcgatttctttttctagtaAGTTGAATCAATCTCATTCTTCATaccatttttgttttccttattCAAGGTTGCGAAACATGTCAGAATCAACAGATTCGAGACCTCAAATGTCTCAAACTTCAACAGGTCATCAATATCCCCTATTGCAGATCCTCAATCACCTTACTTCCTACATCATTTTGATCATCCAAGATCTGTTGTGATCAATCCTAAGTTAACCACTAGTAATTATGTAGCATGAGGTCGACCATTCCTGTTAGCTTTGTCAATTAGGAATAAAATAGGATTCATTAATGGAACCATCCCAAAACCCGATGCTACAGATCCTATTTTCCCTTCTTGGACTAGATGCAATAACCTTCTGGTAGCATGGCTCTAAGATTCTATCACTCAACCTATTGCATCGACAGTTTTCTATATGGAATCAGCTGTGGAAATATGGAATACCCTTAAACAAAACTTTGCTCAACTGGATGATACCAGGGTATGCGATTTGCAATATACAATGGGCAACATAACACAAGGTTCTAGATCTGTTGATACATATTTTATAGAACTTAAGGGAGTTGGGAAGAATTAAGAAGCTTTAGACCCCTGTCCCATTGTGAGTGTGGTCAATGCAATGTGAACTGTTTCAAGAGGTACAGTGATCAACACCAGAAGAACATAGTATTCCGATTCCTCAATCGTTTAAATGACTCCTTTTTTTCTGTGAGGTTTTAAATTATTCTTATGGACCCTATACCAAGCTTGGACAAGGTATATAGTATTGTTTTGAGAGAAGAAAGCCAAAGGAAATTAATGCTTCAGACACAACCTGTGTTAGAATCTTCAACCATGTTAACTGCTAGtgataaaaggaaaaagtccAGAAAAGATTTTCTGTGTTCACACTATGGTAAGAAAGGGCACATTAAGGATAATTGCTACAGGTTGGTGGGGTTTTTAGAGGATTTTAAGTTTACAAAGACTAAGGTAAATCATAAGAAAGGAAAGGTAGTGGCAAACAATGTTACTGGTGATCAGTTTGCAAGTATACAATCGGATCAGGAGGATGAGGCTGTCGATACAGGTTATGTGTCCTAAATGTCCATCATCAAGCAACAGGTCAATAAGCTAATGGAGCTCTTGAATGAGAATGGAATCATTTgcaatgatggtaaggtttcTTCACCAAACAATTCACAAAATAAGCCATCCTTGGTCAACTCTCCCTTTGCAGGTATAATCTCAAATCAGCCTTGTTTCAATACTTCAAATAATCTACCACATAGTTTTAAACATATAAGTAACCTTGTGATTAAACAAGATAGTTGGATAATGGATTCGGGTGCTACTGATCATATTTGTCACTCTTTAGATAGATTTATCTTAGCTGAACCAGTTAGTGATCATTTTGTTCATTTACCAAATAATTGTAAAGCTCTTGTTTCTTATATAGGAACAGTCAGGTTAACACCCTTGTTAGTTCTTAAAAATGTTCTGTGTGTTCCCAGCTTCAAATTCAATCTCATATCAGTAGGTGAATTGACCAAATCTAAGAAATCTTGTCTTCTTTTCACTGATTCATACTATGTTATCTAGGACCTACCTTCATGGAGAGTGATTGGGGTTGCTAAGATGTCATCAGGCCTTTATATGGTGCAGGATAGCCAAGTTGAACAAGACCTGTCCCAGTTTTGCTTTGAAAACTTTGTTAAgaattcttttgcattttctatTAATTCCTTCAAACCAAAGTATAAAGACTTTGATCTTTGGCACTTTAGGTTGAGGCATGTCCCTGTGGAAAGAATCAGTGTCTTGAACAAAAGATTTTCAGAAATCAATTGTTCCAGTGATTTACTATGTGAAATCTGTCCCAtggcaaaacaaaaaagactACCATTTCCAATTCACACTCAAAAGTCCAAAACTGCTTTTGAAATAATTCATATGGATATATGGGGTCCATATGAGGTTTCTACCAGAGATGGTCATAGATATTTCCTGACCATTGTTGATGACTACACACGATTCACATGGATATACTTAATGAAAAACAAGTAAGAAGTTTCATCCATTATTCCTGTTTTCAATAAACTTgttcaaaatcaatttaacaGTTCCATAAAATGTTTAAGGTCTGATAATGGTCAAGAGTTTAGGATTATTGAATTTTACAACAAAGCTGGTATTGTTCATCAATTGTCCTGCACTGGTACACCACAACAAAATGGTGTTGTTGAAAGAAAACATCAACACATTTTAGCTGTGGCAAGGGCCCTGAGACATCAATCAAATGTTCCACTTTCTTTATGGGGGGATGCAATTTTAACTACAATACACATAATCAACAAAGTACTAACCAGAGTGCTTCATAACAAGTCACCATATGAATTATTGTTTGAGACGCTTCCTTCATATGATTACTTTAAAGTGTTTGGATGTTTATGTTTTGCTTTCACACAAACACAgaatagaaagaaatttgaGAGTAGGGCCAATAAGTGTGTTTTCATAGGTTATCTAAATCATGTCAAAGGGTACAAATTATATGATCTTAAGGCACAAAAAGTCCTGATATCCAGAGATGTTGTTTTTCATGAGGAtacttttccatttcattcttcaaagCATGAAAGCCAAAACttaacatttcatcaaacacctgGTATGATTACTTCTTTTGACCCTCATTATTCAAATTATATAGGTTTCTATTCTTCTAACCAGAATCAAGCTTAATTGCACCAAAGTGAGTATCCACAAAGCTTAAATCAACCTTCCACATCTAGAAGTGGTGAaatttctcataattcatcataaaataACAGTCTGCCTAGTGAAACCAGTACTAGTCAACCAATGACAGACCCTAATGTTGATTCAGCTCAACCAATTAGGAAAATTTTAAGAGTCAGAAACATGCCAAAATATCTAGAAGCATATCAAGTTTATTTGCCATCGCAAACAAACAATGTTACCTCACATCCTATATCCAGATACCTTACGCATCACAATTTATCACCTGCACACAAGGCATTCACAATTTCATTATCTAATGTCCAAGAACCTAAATCTTATTATCAAGCTATGACTCATTCACATTGGAGAGATGCTATGGTTGTTGAACTAAAAGCTTTAGAAGACAATGGCACATGGAGCATAGTACCATTACTTGCAAACTCTCATACTGTTGGGTGTAAATGGGTGTATAAGACCAAGCTGAATGCCAAAGGAGAAGTGGAGAGATATAAAGCAAGACTAGTTGCAAAAGGATACAGTCAAGTAGCTGGTTTTGACTACCAAGAGACCTTCAGTCTTGTAGCAAAACAGTCTACAGTCAGAATTTTTCTTGCCTTAGCAGCTACAAAGAATTGGTCATTATCCCAATTAGATGTGAACAATGCATTCTTACATGGAGGTTTAAATGAAGAAGTCTACATGAAACTGCCTGAGGGTTATACAATTGAAGGGGAGTATCCTACTAGTTCAAAATTGGTATGCAGGCTACACAAGTCCTTATATGGACTCAAACAAGCTTCAAGACAATGGAATGCTAAGCTGACAACATCCATTCTTAAGTATCGTTTCAAACAGTCAATGTTAGATTATTCATTGTTCACCATGAAGACAAGTGATGGGGAATTCATAGCTTTGTTGacatatgttgatgatatccTGATAGGAAATACCTCCATACAAGCAGCAGCTGCCATAAAGGATTACTTAAGTTCAAAGTTTAAACTTAAGGACCTAGGCACTGTGAAATACTTTCTAAGTCTTGAAGTGGCCAAATCACCACAAGGCTTTTCCATATGTCAAAGGAAATATGCACTTGATTTGTTGGAAGAACATGGATTACTTGGAGCTAAACCAACATCAACACCTATTGATTATAGTGTCAAGTTGAGAAAGACAACTAGGGAGGAAGAGATTACAAATCCTGCAAAGTATAGACAACTAGTAGGGAAACTACTCTACATAACATTCACAAGGCCTGACATATCCTATGCAGTACAAACCTTAGCTCAATTCATGGACAAACCATCACATGAGCATTATATGGCAGCCTTAAGAGTGTTGAAGTATTTAAAGGGAGCACCAGGCCAGGGGATACTCATGAAAGCAAATTCCAATTTAAAGATTTCAGCATACTATGACAGTGACTAGGCTAGATGTGTAAACACCAGAAAGTCAGTTACTGGTTATTGCATATTTATTGGACAATCATTGGTAAGTTGGAAGTCAAAGAAGCAACAGGTAGTGGCACGGAGTTCAATAGAGGCAAAGTATAGGTCTATGGCAACTATATGTTGTGAAGTCATCTAGATAAAAAGCTTGCTGGGAGACTTTGGAATTATGCATCAGAATGTTGTGAAACTCTATTGTGATAACCAGTCCTCAATCTACATTAGCAAAAATCCAGTCTTCCATGAAAGGACAAAGCATATAGAGATTGATTGTCATTTTATTCGTGAAAAAGTACAAAGTGGTATGATTGAACCTGTTCACATATCAACAGAAGATCAAGTTGGTGATGTGTTTACAAAAGTTCTACAACCAGGACAATTTCAGAAGTTATTATCCAAGATGAACATTCACAATGTTCAGGGTTCATCTTGAAGGGGAGTGTTAAGCACATGAATTGATTAAAGTTACAGTTAGTAAGTGACGGAGCAGGAGAAATAAGTAAGGTAGGGATGTCTGCATACATGGAGGAAAAAGGAGTACTtgtaaataagaaagaaaataaacattgAAACGCATCGTTTCAATATTGTCTGAATAAGTAAAAGGGAAAGGCACAAAGTGCACCGTTTCATTAAAGGGATGGTGAGAAGAATCTAGCAGTTTGTTACCGTTaagcattttttattttttagttagttagttaATGCAGTAATTAGTTACACCCttttttgtccttttcttATTCCTTTGTAAAGCCTGAGTATATAAGGCCTTCTTTTTTGTACAATTTCTGATTGAATAGAATGATTCATTCCCCAAAATATTCTCTAAGCCACTCTTCACTGTTCATCAGCTCTTATGGAACTCCAATTGAATgagctttgatttttcccactcaaaattaaaattcaatgtTACACTCTGCGTGTCTTCCATGATCTCTTAAAATTCAAGGTGATTTATTCATTGTGATTACATCACTGTATTTATTAAGTAGTAATTTGAGAATTTTACTAGTAATCTTAAACAAACCAAATTCATTAGATTATTGTTTTGAGAGATGACATAATCTCatccaaaaaatgaaaaggattCAGAATTCTTTATTACAGAAAGAAGGTTACTATGTAACCTTTTACTTTGTTAGAATAACTCAATGACTTTGATTGCTTGTTTTAGGAAATTATACTTGTCAAAATGTTCAAGTCTTGTAATTCTCTAGAGTATGacgaattattattattttataaattgtttgttaaataaaaattaaaatcgttgtttttttttgtttttggaaaAGCCAAACTCAGTAGGCTAAATCTCGATGTCGGTTTTGACTGACCTTTTCCCCTATCATCCACGTTTCTCCTCCCAAGTACCATTCATTGCAGTATACCACAGGCCAACTACCTCTCATCTACTCCTGTTCTTTATCGTCAGAGTCGTGCATAATTCTACTCCTTTTCACCCGCTTGACAGTGGGAACAGAACCTCTATCCTCAGCATCACATTCAGACTCCTCTTCAACTAAAGGACTGCCAGGTTGAGGTGACAACACTTTCTCTGATCCattttcttcatcatcttcAGAAACACTGCATGATTCATTTCCATCTGCATCAGAATTGTTGGGATTAGGATCGCGGTTAGGGGATCTTCTTCTCTAGGAACAATTGTTAGGTCCAATATTTACAGTCCCTCGAAAGGCTATGCTTGGCATGCTTCAATGAGTTGACCTTGGTGTCATAACGTGCGAATCCGGGAACCTCGACCGCTAGACGtgagcaaaaataaaatatctaggagtcaccaccaatcttttttatttattttagatgtgattggtcacctattaactcAGTTCTAATCaacgaagtcctaaattaattttaaattcgtcgaaagaacgagaactgaTCTACAATTTTTAGAAATGGGTTAgggagtgcggttacgcacagagaagggttagcacctccaTAGCGCCCGTTGCACgaatggtaccatttaatcttaagttatcctattatagcctacttttgattttattcttttattttcttaatccttgcttattaactaatttttatcAAGTTGGCCGATTGAGTCTTTTATTCGGTTTTACATAAGCACATGATGCAagcgtaaaatgatgtcatgatttgtttgttttaaataatgggGTTGACAatcttttattagaaaatCATTCGAAGACCATAtcaacgctttggtgaagtctcaaaatttttctcacctagagatatccccgAAAAAACTAGTCTTTACAAGCTCCTTGAGGAAATCTCATCATCGAAATTCCTGCCCCTTCAACAAGATAAATGTGACATGCTATGATAGTACAAAATGATGATATCTACATGACcgtctttattaatttagttagttcataattcatataacaatatgtttaataatttaaggtgatttattgctttatttatatatttattattattatttttttttatgtatattattttaaataacaattattCGAACTAATgggtattggagtataaaattcGAATTTATCCCGACGCTTCGATGAAAATCCATCTCGAACTTCGCACCTAAGAAATCCACCAAAAAGAGACAactttttaccctttttaggtgaaatcactcaaataatcagtttttttatatatatttatatcatgatttttttactattttttattatacatttacaagtatttatttataacatgaatattttttctttctttttcttattcttctcatttgcttattattattattatttttttttaactaaactaaatctattattggttttctttctatttatttacttattttatatatatatgtcctTCTAAACTATGcatttttactattatttttattattactattattattattttttatttattttaattttctaacaTTAAAATAGGcattcatattatatatatataaccttTCTTAATATGGTTTAAATTATAACGAAAAAATgcattttatttaacaaaatggCTAGACCcaaaatcaattgaaacaAGCCCAAACTAAAGAGAAGGATTATACCTTTCCGGGCTTAGATTAGCCCAACTCAATGACCCACAGAAGGCCTAAAACTGCACCATGAAATCCGCTCAGTAGGCCCGCAATACTGCTCTTCGAAACGCACCATTTGGTGCTTGTGACACTGCTCTATACGGCGCCGTTTAGACCCTAAACCTTTCAGTTCCCCACTCCCCTAAAACGGTGTCGTTTTGTTCTCTTATACCTAGGTATAAAAACCCCCTTTTTTGGccttttctcttattttcaccttcctctttctctctctagtcgATCACCCTCTCCAttctctctaaaattttctttttctctttctcttcaaaCTGGCCAATCActctctcccttctctctaaTCGGCGGCACCCCAAATCTCCCTTATTTTCTAGCCGGCGGCACCCCAAATCTTTTTTGACGGTACCCCAAATCCCTCTCCTTTTCTAGCCGGTGACACCCAAGGACTCTTTTTTCATAGCCGGCAGCCCCCAAGCTATTTTCCTCCTAACCGGCACCGACCCACCTTACCCACTCTAAACCTACGGCTCACTCAAGGACTTCCCCATCCAAAACCGACAGCAGCCACCTAAACTCTTTCTCTAAGCTTCAACCAACAAACCCAAAAAACTTACTTCTAAAAACCTAAACCAAAAAACCACAAAACTCACTCTATTTCTCTCATCTCATTGTGCATTTTCTGTTgatttcttttaatcttttttttttatggctATTGTGGTTATGTTGGCTGCTAGAAcacttagttttttttatttctggTTGGTGCTGTTGGGTTGGATCTATTTTCTTGTCtctggaaattttttttttgtttttaaatcgtTTTCTCTCTGATTTTTGCCTACGtttttttggcttttaaaATCTCCCCCCAACCTTAGAATTTGGTGCTATGTTCAGCATGAATCCCGGATGGGTGGCCTTCAAGTCAACAGCAAATTCGTCGAAAATGATCTTCAAATCCCGATCGTTGGAGGAGCATTTAATGCTAtgtattttgttgaaaatggaGGCCAAGCGTGCTTCAGccccttctctttttttttcttttattttatttatttttttatttttttatttttattatattattttattttattttatttttttgtttgattttgaatggGTGTCTACACTTGGTTGCCTTGCTAAGTCGAATGAAATATTTATCGTAGTCTTCTATCTTGCTGTTAGCATTTTCTTGTTGAGCTCGTTGCATCTTAAAAttgttgcttttttttttctaatttttataattaattattttggatATTCTGTACTCATTGatcctttctttttccataCCATGCTaactttataatatatatcaCATCAAATATAGTATTTTAACATTATGAGTGATCTCAAAATCATAATGATTAGATTATCgaaatgattttgaaagtGATTTCAAATACGACATGAAATAAAGATACTACAATTTCACTTTTATTTGCAACATTAACAATTTTAAAGtacatttgaaataaaaaaaaaaacatcatCTTATAATCTTATGGTTTTCCCCTTTGGACAATCTTCATCAGACATCTGCGATATACAGACAATACAATCATCCAAATGgaaggaaaattaaaagaagaagaagaagaaagaaagagaaaaaaaaagtaaagaacaaGGTAGTAAACACATTGATATATATTAAGAGAGCAATCCATTATCTATCTGCTCATTCCTTTTTCCACCACTGGAGCCATCGCCAGTCCTTGATTCTTCTCCACATTTGCATGCCAAcctgcatatatatatatcccacaagattaattaaacatgaaaagaAATCAATGAATTTTACAACCTactcaaaaatatttaaagttgAAGAAAGTTTCCACTTGATGCAGTAAATAGTGAGGAGGTTTACGTACCGATAGACATGTCGAATCCCCGGTTCTTGAGCTCACGATATTCTTGAGTCAAGGCACAAGTCTCGCAGAAAAAATGAAGCATGCAATCCCCACAGCCGCCTCCCTTCAACATATACTGCTTTCTCATTTTGGTACGGTAAAAGCAAGAATAGAAGCATGGACAACCGATGATTAGCAGTATCAATGTGTATAGTGCCCCACTTGCACCACAAGCTACACCACCGATAGTCATTACGAATTAAGAAATCGTCTTTAATTATACATATATGCACTTGATATATCATTGAAAAATCAACTTGTAAATTAATTTCACTGTTGCTTACAGGTTGATCCTTTGTCAACAATCTCAGCTATCTGGCCAAACGTGATGCACGGGCACCAATAGGCAATGCAACctgaagttaaaaattttaaatgggTTAGGTGATCAGAacacaataataataaatttgactAAGTTTTCACATGTTCGTAGAAATTTATTTCGCTAAAATTAAGTGTGATTGAATTCAAAATAAGATTAACTTTATCGCCATTTTAACATATGCAAGACACAATCCTCagaataaaactaattttaaggaaattaaaagaaaaaggcttaCAGGTTTTCATGTCGGACAAGCAATCACAGAATCCAACGGACCATGGAACTTCATCATGAGGCTGCCCTGATGTGGTCTTCTCAGCGTAAACAGAAGCATTCGGGTTTGATGAGTGCATGATTGAGGAGTTTAGCTCTATATGGACTAAATAATATGTTAGGAGAAGTTGGCTTGAAAACGCGAAATCAGAAAGCAAtatcaaaggaagaaaaggctTCTATTCTGTGGATATTTGCAAGTGAGCACGTACTTATTTATAGATATGCAAGGCAAAATTTGTCGATagcaaacaaaaaaacaacTGCCTTTAGATTGAAGAAAGGTCACGTATTAGATAGAAAATACAAGTCAATAGCCGCCAGAATTGAGTACTCGTATTGGATTTACTATACACAGGGCGTCGCCCCGCGTCGAGTTGATCGATTGCGACTGGTCTGTtaactttaattaattaatgcctTCGAGTTGCAacagaaagaaacaaaaatgaaattagtTGCACCACTTTGATAATGTCTTATAGTTCTTATCCTTGGTGCTTAAAGTCTTAAAACTTCGGACTGACGTTTCCTCTattactaataattttttattaatttttagtaCATTTCTCATTACTATCCATATATGTGAGATTcagatatattaattataaacctTACATATGTGAATAATGATAgtaaatatattgaaaaataatggataaaaaactaatgaaatgaaatcaaaAGCAATAATTCAtccataaattaaataaat containing:
- the LOC18609847 gene encoding protein PLANT CADMIUM RESISTANCE 2, which translates into the protein MHSSNPNASVYAEKTTSGQPHDEVPWSVGFCDCLSDMKTCCIAYWCPCITFGQIAEIVDKGSTSCGASGALYTLILLIIGCPCFYSCFYRTKMRKQYMLKGGGCGDCMLHFFCETCALTQEYRELKNRGFDMSIGWHANVEKNQGLAMAPVVEKGMSR